CGTTCAGGTGTGCGCCAGCCAGGCCTCGCGGGCGAGGTCCACGTGGAAGGGCAGGACCTTGTGATGGTCGTAGAGGCGCAACGCCTTCGAATAGGCGGTGGGCGTCAGCGATTTGCCGCTGCGTTCCTTGGCGAGGCAGGTCCACATCATGCGCGAGAGGCCGAGGTGGTCGCCGGGCTTCACGAGGTAGCCCTGCTGGCGCTGGCCGATCATCTCGGCGATGCCATGGACGTCGGTCGTGACGATCGGCGTGCGGAACGCCATCGCCTCCATCACCACGCGCGGGAACGACTCCTCGTAGCTCGTGCAGACGAACTGGTCGGCCGCCACGAAGAAGTCGAAGACCTCGCGCGTCTCGGGGATGAGCGTGACGTTGGGCAGCTCAAGGCGGGCGAGGTCGCGCTTGAGCAGGTCGAGGTAGATACCCGGACGGGCGCCGACCATGACGAAGCGGAATTTCCCGCGGTGGCCCTGCCGGTTGAAATGCTCGATGGCGCGCAGGAAGACGTGCTGGCCCTTGCGCTCGCAGACGGTGCCGATGTTGGCGATGATCGTCTCGTCGTCGGCGAAGCCGTGTTTGCGCCGCATCGCCGCGCGGGTGTGCGTGGCGCGGAACGTGTCGATGTCGTCGAGGTTGATCCAGCTCGGCACGAGGCGGAAGTTGCCGCTGACGTTGTGGTCCTCGTAGTAGGCGCGCGTGGCCTGGCAGAGGAACAGTGCGCGGGTGGCGCGGTGGAAGGCCTCGGCCACGAGCCGGTGCAGGTCGAGCTCCAGCTTGCGCTCGAAGAACCGGAAGACCGTCGCGCTTTCGTGAATGTAGAACAGCGAGGGCTTGCCCGCGCGCGCGGCCAGCAGCACGCCCCAGAAACTGACGAGTGTGTTGCAGACCACGAGGTCGATACTGTCCCAGTCGAGGCGGTGTTTGATCTCCCCGAGGCGCTGGTGAAAGGTGTCCTCGTCGGGCGAGGCGTAGAGCGGGCCGGCGTCGATCACCGTGATGTGCGCGCCGAGCGCCTCGTAGGAGGAACGGAGCGGGCCGTCCTGCGACGCGAGCACTTCCAGGGAGAAACCCGCCTCGCGCACCATCCAGGTGGCGTATTCGAGCAGGAAGAGCGGGGCGCCCTCGAGGTTGAGGTTGTGCGTGAGCAGCAGCAGGCGGAGCTTGCCGGCGCGCGCCACGGTGGCGGGGGCACCGGTCGTGACGGCGAGCTGGTTGCCCTGCAAGGAGAGATGCCGGCTGAGGTAGGGATCGCGGATGGCCGGGTAACGTGTGGCAAAAGCGATGTGCTCGGCGTCGTCGAAGGTCACGCCGCGCGTGGCGCTGCCCCAGTGCATGAGCTTGGCCTGCGGCGTGTAGATCACACGCCGGCCGGCGGCGCGCACGCGGAGGCACCAGTCCACGTCGTTGTAGGCGACGCCGAAGTCCTTTTCGTCGAAGCCGCCCAACTCGCGGTAGAGGTCGGTGCGCGTCAGCAGGCAGGCGCCGGTGACGGCCGACACCTCGCGCGCGGCGTCGTGCCACGCGACGGGCACGTCGGCGGGATTCGCCCGGGCGAACGGCGTGTCGGCGAGGCCGCCGTGCGGGCCGACGACGATCCCGGTGTGGTTGAGCGTGCGGTCGGGGTAGATGAGTTTCGCGCCGACGACGCCGACGTCGGGCTGGATGAACCAGGACGCCATTTCCTCCAGCCAGCCGGGCTCGAGGGCGTTCACGTCGTTGTTCAAATGCAGCACCAGCGGCGTGTTGAGGTGCGGCAGCGCGAGGTTGACGAGGTTCGAGTAGTTGAACGGCGCGGCGCGATCTGCAGGGCGCACGACCACGCAGCGCAGGTCGGTGCGTTCCTGGATCGCGGCGAGGTAGCGCACGGCGTCGGCGTCGCGCGAGTGGTCGTCGGCGATGACGAGCTTCACGTGGCGCCAGTCCACCGTCTCCTCCAGCAGCTCGACGCATTCCTGCAGCAGGTGGAGGCGGTCACGCGTCGGGATGACAATCGTCACCGGCAGGCGGGCGAGGATGCCCGGCTCGGGGCGGAACTGGTGGTAACGCAGCCGGCGGTGGTGACCGCTCTCCGGCAAAAAGGGCGCGGTGTTGCGATGGCGGCGTTGCGCGGCGTCGGCGAGCGCGCGCCGGGCCTCCTCCACGCTCGGGTCGGCCGGATCGGTCTGCGCGGAAACGGAGGCGCGGGCGTGGTGGCAAACCAGCGACAGATGGGCGACGCGGTCGGTCGGCAGAGAGTCCGCCACGCGTAGCAGCAGGTCGAACCACGGGAGGAGCGGATTTTCGGCGCGGAAACCGCCGACGGCGGTGGCGCGCTCCTGACGCACGACGCAAAGCTGGCCGGGGAACAGGCCGGAATCGGCGAGCGCGGGACTCCACGCCGGCTTGAAGACCGGATCACTCCGCCGGCCGGCATCGTCCATGCGGTCCTCGTCGGTGTAGATGAGATCGAGCGCCGGATTGGCGGCGATGGCATCGGCAATCTCGATGAGCGCATCGGGGCTCAGCCGCGAGTGGCCGGGCAGGAGGGCGACATGGGTGCCGCGGGCCTGCGCGGCGGCGGCGTTGAGCGTGGCGGCGAAGGCGGTCGGTTCGTTGACCGGCAGGGCGCGGAACCGGCTGTCGCCCGTCGGCGCGGCTGCGCCGATGAAGCACGCCTGCCAGTGCCGGTAGATTTGCGCGCGCAGCGAGTCGCCCAACTCGCGGAGGTGGTCGGGCGTGCAGCTGCGGGTGTCCACAAGCACGGTGAAGCGCGGGGCGTCGGCGCCCTTGGCCTGGGCCGAGGCTTCGAGCAACTGGCGCAGGCGCGGGGTGAGGGCGTTGGCGCGCTGCCATGCGGTGTAGGCGTCCGGACCGCTCTGGCGCAGGTGGGCGAGCGAGACCGGGGCGAAGCGCTGGTAGAGGCGGTAGGCTTTCTGGCACTGCTCCCAGTAGGCGGAGAGTTTGCCCAGCCGCACGCCGTCGGCGCGGCAGGCGGCGGCGAAGGCCCAGGCGACTTCCGCGAAGGTGCCGCGGCTGAACTCCGGCAGCGGGCGCTCCTCCTGGGTGCAGCCGCGCTGGTAGAAGCGGCGGACGAACACGAGGTGGCGCGAGCCGTCCTCGAGG
This DNA window, taken from Oleiharenicola lentus, encodes the following:
- a CDS encoding glycosyltransferase; translated protein: MNENDSYIFDVELPTEWVFSGEPTWISGWFVSKTEAYFTDIRAVTGGAVHLGILGIPRPDVEERHRRRIGLPHAGFVLQVCPPLGAKDLRLELLDHGGNWVEIWRTGVRVKQGPSFGGRLISGIVPDQLRKLLQARRTDPAADLAPLARRLVRESAVVPLDSLPNPPFFGALEKPLLTGGSQFGKVTVEGWIIHQEQRIRRLVASTHPLVEVEMDYGDRERLDAGAMFPGHPYAAKSQYFGMVDIDESATDPSCLKIFADLEDGSRHLVFVRRFYQRGCTQEERPLPEFSRGTFAEVAWAFAAACRADGVRLGKLSAYWEQCQKAYRLYQRFAPVSLAHLRQSGPDAYTAWQRANALTPRLRQLLEASAQAKGADAPRFTVLVDTRSCTPDHLRELGDSLRAQIYRHWQACFIGAAAPTGDSRFRALPVNEPTAFAATLNAAAAQARGTHVALLPGHSRLSPDALIEIADAIAANPALDLIYTDEDRMDDAGRRSDPVFKPAWSPALADSGLFPGQLCVVRQERATAVGGFRAENPLLPWFDLLLRVADSLPTDRVAHLSLVCHHARASVSAQTDPADPSVEEARRALADAAQRRHRNTAPFLPESGHHRRLRYHQFRPEPGILARLPVTIVIPTRDRLHLLQECVELLEETVDWRHVKLVIADDHSRDADAVRYLAAIQERTDLRCVVVRPADRAAPFNYSNLVNLALPHLNTPLVLHLNNDVNALEPGWLEEMASWFIQPDVGVVGAKLIYPDRTLNHTGIVVGPHGGLADTPFARANPADVPVAWHDAAREVSAVTGACLLTRTDLYRELGGFDEKDFGVAYNDVDWCLRVRAAGRRVIYTPQAKLMHWGSATRGVTFDDAEHIAFATRYPAIRDPYLSRHLSLQGNQLAVTTGAPATVARAGKLRLLLLTHNLNLEGAPLFLLEYATWMVREAGFSLEVLASQDGPLRSSYEALGAHITVIDAGPLYASPDEDTFHQRLGEIKHRLDWDSIDLVVCNTLVSFWGVLLAARAGKPSLFYIHESATVFRFFERKLELDLHRLVAEAFHRATRALFLCQATRAYYEDHNVSGNFRLVPSWINLDDIDTFRATHTRAAMRRKHGFADDETIIANIGTVCERKGQHVFLRAIEHFNRQGHRGKFRFVMVGARPGIYLDLLKRDLARLELPNVTLIPETREVFDFFVAADQFVCTSYEESFPRVVMEAMAFRTPIVTTDVHGIAEMIGQRQQGYLVKPGDHLGLSRMMWTCLAKERSGKSLTPTAYSKALRLYDHHKVLPFHVDLAREAWLAHT